The Actinocatenispora sera genome has a window encoding:
- the dhaL gene encoding dihydroxyacetone kinase subunit DhaL: protein MAERLSATDVAAVFHGFAQAVERDRDLLTELDTAVGDGDHGTNLDRGMRAATEALDAAPPDTPGAVFNLVGRRLVSTVGGASGALYGTAFLRAAKAAGAASTLDAAGFAAVVRDATTGIAERGKCAAGDKTMYDVWTAASAAADAAVADGLPAVLSAASTAAGGAEQEMVPWQARRGRASYLGERSQGHRDPGAVSSRLLFDCFAAWAAT from the coding sequence ATGGCCGAACGGCTTTCCGCGACCGACGTGGCCGCGGTGTTCCACGGGTTCGCGCAGGCGGTCGAACGCGACCGGGACCTGCTGACCGAGCTGGACACGGCGGTGGGCGACGGCGACCACGGGACGAACCTCGACCGCGGCATGCGCGCGGCGACCGAGGCGCTCGACGCCGCCCCGCCGGACACTCCCGGCGCGGTGTTCAACCTGGTCGGCCGGCGGCTGGTCAGTACCGTCGGCGGCGCGTCCGGCGCGCTGTACGGCACGGCGTTCCTGCGGGCCGCCAAGGCGGCCGGGGCGGCGTCGACGCTGGACGCGGCCGGGTTCGCCGCGGTGGTCCGGGACGCCACCACCGGTATCGCCGAGCGCGGCAAGTGCGCCGCCGGGGACAAGACGATGTACGACGTGTGGACCGCGGCGAGTGCCGCCGCCGACGCCGCGGTGGCCGACGGGCTGCCCGCGGTGCTGTCCGCGGCGTCGACCGCGGCCGGCGGCGCCGAGCAGGAGATGGTGCCGTGGCAGGCCCGGCGCGGCCGGGCGAGCTACCTGGGCGAGCGCAGCCAGGGCCACCGGGATCCCGGCGCGGTCTCCAGCCGGTTGCTGTTCGACTGCTTCGCGGCCTGGGCGGCCACGTGA
- a CDS encoding sulfotransferase family protein, with the protein MKVKQKINTALGRTTGFELVRVRGPRRRRPVIRAERLLRQPVFLLSSVRSGSTLLRVILDSHSQLYAPHELHLGDIEAKAKGWFAEHAMSDLGFDNNELTALLWDRLLDEALRRSGKKILVEKTPNQVFRIKRLVDIWPDARFLFLLRHPASILASWREARPHLSREEGIADILRYLTSLQEAREQLTGIDVRYEDLTERPEEETRRLCEFIGVEWEASMLDYGDNGHTRFRRGLGDWSEKINSGRLQPARPVPDDVPDEFRPFCAAWGYAESD; encoded by the coding sequence ATGAAGGTTAAACAGAAGATCAACACGGCACTGGGACGCACCACCGGTTTCGAGCTGGTTCGGGTCCGCGGCCCGCGTCGCCGGCGCCCGGTCATCCGCGCCGAGCGGCTGCTGCGGCAGCCGGTGTTTCTGCTGTCCTCGGTGCGCTCCGGCTCCACCCTGTTACGCGTCATCCTGGACAGCCACTCGCAGCTGTACGCGCCGCACGAGCTGCACCTGGGCGACATCGAGGCGAAGGCCAAGGGCTGGTTCGCCGAGCACGCGATGAGCGACCTGGGCTTCGACAACAACGAGCTGACCGCCCTGCTGTGGGACCGGCTACTGGACGAGGCGCTGCGCCGCAGCGGCAAGAAGATCCTGGTCGAGAAGACACCCAACCAGGTGTTCCGGATCAAGCGACTGGTCGACATCTGGCCGGACGCGCGCTTCCTGTTCCTGCTGCGCCACCCCGCGTCGATCCTCGCGTCCTGGCGTGAGGCCCGCCCCCACCTGTCCCGGGAGGAGGGCATCGCCGACATCCTGCGGTACCTGACGTCGCTGCAGGAGGCGCGCGAACAGCTGACCGGCATCGACGTGCGGTACGAGGACCTCACCGAACGGCCCGAGGAGGAGACGCGCCGGCTGTGCGAGTTCATCGGCGTCGAGTGGGAAGCCTCGATGCTGGACTACGGCGACAACGGGCACACGCGCTTCCGGCGCGGCCTCGGCGACTGGAGCGAAAAGATCAACTCGGGTCGGCTGCAACCGGCCCGGCCGGTCCCCGACGACGTCCCGGACGAGTTCCGCCCGTTCTGTGCCGCCTGGGGGTACGCGGAGTCCGACTGA
- a CDS encoding sensor histidine kinase has protein sequence MTDSGRYDDGVLLPGRPTSPARIAFRVAALASWILVSLLGVPAEHRPVTSVLVAVAGAVVIVTATVFRRRRWWLSVLGVELFAATGLALTAIGPSWVGWAPVVFALFWSVVRLPGRLALITAVALMVAMVAVGWFALGPAAVVGQLSTCMGVAVLAYSIRSARQRALDAERLLASERAAREATERAGVLAERQRLAREIHDILAHTLSAQVVQLEGTRMLLRHGADPDAVLARVEQAQRLARDGLDETRRALDSLRGRSRPLDETLPALAADAGAGYTSEGDSRDLGPEASLAIVRTVQEALTNVRKHARGAATTVRLRYGPDATTVEIVDAGGPGPVDAGGAEPAVVSLAGTGGGYGLAGMRERAELLGGALWAGPLADGGFRVRLRIPA, from the coding sequence GTGACCGACAGCGGCCGGTACGACGACGGGGTGCTGTTGCCGGGTCGCCCGACGAGCCCGGCCCGGATCGCGTTCCGCGTCGCCGCGCTGGCCTCCTGGATCCTGGTCTCGCTGCTCGGTGTGCCGGCCGAGCACCGCCCGGTGACCAGCGTGCTGGTCGCGGTGGCCGGTGCCGTGGTGATCGTGACCGCGACCGTGTTCCGCCGCCGGCGCTGGTGGCTGTCGGTCCTCGGCGTCGAGCTGTTCGCCGCGACCGGGCTGGCCCTCACCGCGATCGGGCCCAGCTGGGTCGGCTGGGCGCCGGTGGTCTTCGCGCTGTTCTGGTCGGTGGTCCGGCTGCCCGGCCGGCTCGCGCTGATCACCGCGGTCGCGTTGATGGTCGCGATGGTCGCCGTCGGCTGGTTCGCCCTCGGCCCCGCCGCGGTCGTCGGACAGCTCAGCACCTGCATGGGTGTCGCGGTGCTGGCCTACTCGATCCGCAGCGCCCGGCAGCGCGCGCTCGACGCCGAGCGGCTGCTCGCCTCCGAACGGGCCGCCCGCGAGGCGACCGAACGGGCCGGCGTGCTCGCCGAACGCCAGCGGCTGGCGCGGGAGATCCACGACATCCTGGCGCACACGCTGTCGGCGCAGGTGGTGCAGTTGGAGGGGACCCGGATGCTGCTGCGCCACGGTGCCGACCCCGATGCGGTGCTGGCCCGGGTCGAGCAGGCGCAGCGGCTGGCCCGGGACGGCCTGGACGAGACCCGCCGCGCGCTGGACTCGCTGCGCGGCCGGTCCCGGCCGCTGGACGAGACGCTGCCGGCGCTCGCCGCCGACGCGGGCGCCGGGTACACCAGCGAGGGCGACTCGCGTGACCTGGGGCCGGAGGCGTCCCTGGCCATCGTGCGCACCGTGCAGGAGGCGCTGACCAACGTGCGCAAGCACGCCCGCGGCGCCGCCACGACGGTACGGCTGCGCTACGGCCCGGACGCCACCACCGTCGAGATCGTCGACGCCGGCGGGCCCGGACCCGTCGACGCCGGCGGGGCCGAGCCGGCCGTAGTGTCTCTTGCCGGCACCGGCGGCGGGTACGGTCTTGCCGGAATGCGGGAGCGCGCCGAACTGCTGGGCGGTGCGCTGTGGGCGGGGCCGCTCGCGGACGGCGGGTTCCGGGTCCGGCTGCGCATTCCGGCCTGA
- the dhaK gene encoding dihydroxyacetone kinase subunit DhaK — protein MKRLYNSPGTVVSEALEGIALTHPELLRLAHDPTYVARVDAPVAGRVALVSGGGSGHEPMHVGFVGPGMLSAACPGEVFTSPTADQVEAAVRAVDAGAGTVLVVKNYSGDVMNFEMAAELLAADGVDTETVLVADDVAVEDSTYTSGRRGVGATVLVEKVCGAAAARGDSLAQVAELGRRVCARSRSLGFALTAGTVPATGRRSFELPDDEIEFGVGIHGEPGRERRPMEPVDALVDRAMAAICADFDPAVLTGEVLLFVTGLGSATPLECSIVARRAVQELDRRGLRVARNLVGSYMTSLDMLGVSLTVLVLDEQLVELWDAPVHTAALRWGA, from the coding sequence ATGAAGAGGCTGTACAACTCGCCCGGCACGGTGGTGTCCGAAGCGCTGGAGGGGATCGCGCTGACCCATCCCGAACTGCTGCGGCTGGCCCACGACCCGACGTACGTGGCGCGGGTCGACGCACCGGTCGCCGGCCGGGTCGCGCTGGTCTCCGGCGGCGGGTCCGGCCACGAGCCGATGCACGTCGGCTTCGTCGGCCCCGGCATGCTGTCGGCCGCCTGCCCGGGGGAGGTGTTCACCTCGCCCACCGCCGACCAGGTCGAGGCCGCGGTACGGGCGGTCGACGCCGGCGCCGGCACCGTGCTGGTGGTGAAGAACTACTCCGGCGACGTGATGAACTTCGAGATGGCCGCCGAGCTGCTCGCCGCCGACGGCGTCGACACCGAGACCGTCCTGGTCGCCGACGACGTGGCGGTCGAGGACTCCACGTACACCAGCGGGCGGCGCGGCGTCGGCGCGACGGTACTGGTGGAGAAGGTCTGCGGGGCCGCCGCGGCGCGGGGCGACTCGCTGGCGCAGGTCGCGGAGCTGGGCCGGCGGGTGTGCGCGCGCAGCCGTTCGCTCGGGTTCGCGCTGACCGCCGGTACGGTGCCCGCGACCGGTCGACGCAGCTTCGAGCTGCCCGACGACGAGATCGAGTTCGGCGTGGGCATCCACGGCGAGCCGGGGCGCGAGCGCCGGCCGATGGAGCCGGTCGATGCGCTGGTGGACCGGGCGATGGCGGCGATCTGCGCCGACTTCGATCCGGCCGTACTGACCGGTGAGGTGCTGCTGTTCGTCACCGGGCTCGGCTCGGCCACGCCGCTGGAGTGCTCGATCGTGGCCCGCCGGGCGGTGCAGGAGCTCGACCGGCGTGGGCTGCGGGTGGCCCGCAACCTCGTCGGGTCGTACATGACGTCGCTGGACATGCTCGGCGTGTCGCTGACGGTACTGGTGCTCGACGAACAGCTCGTCGAGTTGTGGGACGCGCCGGTGCACACCGCGGCGCTGCGATGGGGGGCGTGA
- a CDS encoding response regulator has translation MDGRPIRVVVADDQRVVREGIELMLSLTDGVEVVASAADGEQAVAAVARYDPDVVLMDLRMPRCDGVEATRLVRRDHPRSQVVVLTTFADDESVLAALHAGARGYLTKDAGADEVARAVRRVAAGQADLDPDVQRRLLELLPAHRPVPPGPAGPVPDGLTEREVEVLSLIAAGLSNTEIAQTLVVSEATVKTHVNHLFAKTGVRDRAQAVAYAYRHGLAG, from the coding sequence GTGGACGGGCGGCCGATCCGGGTCGTGGTGGCAGACGACCAGCGGGTGGTACGCGAGGGCATCGAGCTGATGCTGTCACTCACCGACGGGGTCGAGGTGGTCGCCAGCGCCGCCGACGGCGAGCAGGCGGTGGCCGCGGTCGCCCGGTACGACCCGGATGTGGTGCTGATGGACCTGCGGATGCCGCGCTGCGACGGGGTGGAGGCGACTCGGCTGGTACGCCGGGACCATCCGCGCTCCCAGGTCGTCGTGCTCACCACGTTCGCCGACGACGAGTCGGTCCTGGCCGCGCTGCACGCCGGTGCCCGCGGCTACCTGACCAAGGACGCCGGCGCCGACGAGGTGGCCCGGGCGGTACGGCGGGTCGCCGCCGGCCAGGCCGACCTCGACCCGGACGTGCAGCGCCGGCTGCTGGAGCTGCTGCCGGCGCACCGGCCCGTACCGCCCGGTCCGGCGGGACCGGTACCGGACGGCCTGACCGAGCGCGAGGTCGAGGTGCTGTCGCTGATCGCCGCCGGCCTGTCCAACACCGAGATCGCGCAGACCTTGGTGGTCAGCGAGGCGACGGTCAAGACGCACGTCAACCACCTCTTCGCCAAGACCGGCGTGCGCGACCGAGCCCAGGCCGTCGCCTACGCCTACCGCCACGGCCTCGCCGGCTGA
- a CDS encoding TetR/AcrR family transcriptional regulator, translating into MTERRQRICDAAIDVLGAGGSRRLTHRAVDAAAGLPLGSTSNVFRTRDALLAGVLDRLLERETAGWQQLTTAGMPRDVGTFAALLAGLIEELTGPQRMLTLARQAIFHEAAFRPELQRRIDAAQRDLLTWGGGWLAALGSTRPERDLRALLALIDGVLMLRLANPHDAPPTAPMFVALLRGLRADVS; encoded by the coding sequence GTGACCGAGAGGCGACAGCGGATCTGCGACGCGGCGATCGACGTGCTCGGCGCCGGCGGCTCCCGGCGGCTGACCCACCGGGCCGTGGACGCCGCCGCCGGCCTGCCGCTGGGTTCCACCTCGAACGTGTTCCGCACCCGCGACGCGCTGCTGGCCGGCGTGCTGGACCGGCTGCTGGAACGCGAGACGGCGGGCTGGCAGCAACTGACCACCGCGGGCATGCCGCGCGACGTCGGCACGTTCGCGGCGCTGCTCGCCGGGCTGATCGAGGAGCTGACCGGGCCGCAGCGGATGCTGACGCTCGCCCGGCAGGCGATCTTCCACGAGGCGGCGTTCCGGCCCGAGCTGCAGCGACGCATCGACGCCGCGCAGCGCGACCTGCTGACCTGGGGCGGTGGGTGGCTCGCCGCGCTCGGCTCGACCCGGCCGGAACGCGACCTGCGCGCACTGCTGGCCCTCATCGACGGCGTACTGATGCTGCGGCTGGCCAACCCGCACGACGCGCCGCCGACGGCGCCGATGTTCGTCGCGCTGCTGCGAGGTCTGCGCGCCGACGTCTCCTGA
- a CDS encoding FAD-dependent monooxygenase, with amino-acid sequence MVRTAAVVGGGIGGLTAAIALRRAGWQVTGYERAEELPATGTALGIWPAALRALERIGVDARAVGRPQPSGALLRPDGRPLAEIDMDALTARVGEPVRLITRPVLLRLLFDALPSGTVRLGAPVADLTALRAEYDLVVGADGVHSTVRTAAFGPRYAPRPVGTLAWRGSVPLRLPSGAEVWGSGAKFGYTPQHDGRTNFYAVSRAPAGWRPADDLAELKRLFGGWAEPIPTILAGIDPAGLLRHDIVDLRPPLPSYVAGRVVLLGDAAHAMTPDLGQGGCQAIVDAVTLADCLAEGVDAATGLAAYDRLRRRRTQRIVRMSRLAGRLGQVHHLVWLRDAALRLAVRSGPPAAG; translated from the coding sequence ATGGTGAGAACGGCAGCCGTCGTCGGAGGCGGCATCGGAGGGTTGACCGCAGCGATCGCACTGCGGCGGGCCGGCTGGCAGGTCACCGGGTACGAGCGGGCCGAGGAACTGCCCGCCACCGGTACCGCGCTGGGCATCTGGCCCGCCGCGTTGCGTGCGCTGGAGCGGATCGGCGTGGACGCGCGGGCGGTGGGCCGGCCGCAACCGTCCGGTGCGTTGCTGCGGCCGGACGGCAGGCCGCTCGCCGAGATCGACATGGACGCGCTCACCGCGCGGGTCGGCGAGCCGGTCCGGCTGATCACCCGTCCGGTGCTGCTGCGGCTGCTGTTCGATGCGCTCCCCTCCGGAACCGTACGGCTGGGCGCGCCGGTGGCCGACCTCACGGCGCTGCGGGCGGAGTACGACCTGGTGGTCGGCGCCGACGGGGTGCACAGCACGGTGCGTACCGCCGCGTTCGGTCCCCGGTACGCGCCGCGCCCGGTCGGCACCCTCGCCTGGCGCGGCTCGGTACCGCTGCGGCTGCCGTCGGGCGCCGAGGTGTGGGGGAGCGGGGCGAAGTTCGGCTACACCCCGCAGCACGACGGCCGGACCAACTTCTACGCGGTCTCGCGCGCCCCGGCCGGCTGGCGGCCGGCCGACGACCTGGCCGAGTTGAAGCGGCTGTTCGGCGGGTGGGCCGAGCCGATACCGACCATCCTCGCCGGAATCGACCCGGCGGGGCTGCTGCGCCACGACATCGTCGACCTGCGCCCGCCCCTCCCGTCGTACGTGGCGGGCCGCGTGGTGCTGCTCGGCGACGCAGCACATGCCATGACGCCCGATCTCGGCCAGGGCGGCTGCCAGGCGATCGTGGACGCGGTGACCCTCGCGGACTGCCTCGCGGAGGGCGTGGACGCGGCGACCGGGCTCGCCGCGTACGACCGGCTCCGGCGGCGGCGCACCCAGCGCATCGTGCGGATGTCCCGGCTGGCCGGCCGGCTCGGGCAGGTGCATCACCTGGTCTGGCTGCGCGACGCCGCGCTGCGGCTGGCGGTCCGCTCCGGCCCGCCGGCGGCGGGCTGA
- a CDS encoding replication-associated recombination protein A — protein MESAGLFDLDPVAAPVRPDLAGSDPAVSSADAPLAVRMRPRDIDELVGQDHLRAAGAPLRRLVEGDAPLSVILWGPPGSGKTTIAHLVAAATNRRFVALSALSSGVKEVREVIATARAARRRGGDPTVLFIDEVHRFTKTQQDSLLAAVEDRTVTLLAATTENPYFSVVSPLLSRCVLLTLQQLGSDSVRQLVRRAVTDERGLAGRVRLAPDAEDHLVRLSGGDARKALTALEAAAGSALATHAGPAPDGADGPADGADGAGADGDGADGAGTGRDRAEPDRAEPDGAGGVEPVEIDLATAEAAVDTAAVRYDRDGDGHYDISSALIKSLRGSDVDAALHWFARMIVAGEDPRFIARRLIIFASEDVGMADPQALPVAVAAAEALDRVGLPEAKLNLGQAVVHLATAPKSNSVTAAVGAAIADVQAGRTGLVPRALRDAHYSGARGLGHGTGYRYPHDDPRGVVTQQYPPDEAAGRDYYTPSRHGAERAVADRLPKIRQIVRGTASPPGGGSLSEVRAPDAKAAGADSPNPDANPDTGGAGR, from the coding sequence GTGGAATCGGCCGGCCTTTTCGATCTTGACCCGGTGGCCGCTCCGGTGCGGCCCGACCTGGCGGGGTCCGACCCGGCGGTGTCGTCGGCGGACGCGCCGCTGGCGGTGCGGATGCGTCCGCGAGACATCGATGAGCTGGTCGGGCAGGACCACCTGCGCGCGGCGGGTGCGCCGCTGCGCCGGTTGGTGGAGGGTGACGCGCCGCTGTCGGTGATTCTGTGGGGTCCGCCGGGCAGCGGCAAGACCACGATCGCACACCTGGTGGCGGCGGCGACCAACCGACGCTTCGTGGCGCTGTCGGCGCTGTCGTCGGGGGTCAAGGAGGTGCGGGAGGTCATCGCGACCGCTCGCGCGGCGCGCCGTCGCGGCGGTGACCCCACCGTGCTGTTCATCGACGAGGTGCACCGCTTCACCAAGACCCAGCAGGATTCCCTGCTCGCCGCGGTGGAGGACCGCACCGTCACGCTGCTTGCCGCCACCACCGAGAATCCCTACTTTTCCGTCGTTTCTCCGCTGCTGTCGCGGTGCGTGCTGCTCACCCTGCAGCAGCTCGGGTCCGACTCGGTGCGGCAGCTGGTGCGCCGGGCGGTCACCGACGAGCGGGGTCTGGCCGGCCGGGTCCGGCTCGCGCCGGACGCGGAGGACCACCTGGTCCGGCTGTCCGGCGGGGACGCCCGCAAGGCGCTCACCGCGCTGGAGGCGGCCGCCGGCTCGGCCCTGGCCACCCACGCCGGGCCGGCCCCGGACGGCGCAGACGGACCCGCCGACGGGGCGGACGGCGCCGGGGCGGACGGCGACGGGGCGGACGGCGCCGGTACCGGCCGGGACAGGGCCGAGCCGGACAGGGCCGAGCCGGACGGCGCCGGCGGCGTCGAGCCGGTGGAGATCGACCTGGCCACGGCCGAGGCGGCGGTGGACACCGCCGCGGTGCGCTACGACCGGGACGGCGACGGGCACTACGACATCTCGTCCGCCCTGATCAAGAGCCTGCGCGGGTCGGACGTGGACGCCGCGCTGCACTGGTTCGCCCGGATGATCGTGGCGGGCGAGGACCCGCGGTTCATCGCCCGCCGATTGATCATCTTCGCCAGCGAGGACGTCGGGATGGCCGATCCGCAGGCGCTTCCGGTGGCGGTCGCCGCGGCCGAGGCGCTGGACCGGGTCGGGCTGCCGGAGGCGAAGCTCAACCTCGGCCAGGCGGTGGTGCACCTGGCGACCGCGCCGAAGTCGAACTCGGTGACCGCCGCGGTCGGCGCCGCGATCGCCGACGTCCAGGCGGGGCGCACGGGGCTGGTGCCGCGGGCGCTGCGCGACGCGCACTACTCCGGTGCCCGCGGGCTCGGCCACGGCACCGGCTACCGCTACCCGCACGACGATCCGCGCGGGGTGGTCACCCAGCAGTACCCGCCGGACGAGGCGGCCGGGCGCGACTACTACACGCCGTCCCGGCACGGCGCGGAGCGGGCGGTGGCCGACCGGCTGCCGAAGATCCGGCAGATCGTCCGCGGCACCGCGTCGCCGCCCGGCGGCGGGTCGTTGAGCGAGGTGCGGGCGCCCGACGCCAAGGCGGCCGGCGCCGACTCGCCCAACCCGGACGCCAATCCCGATACCGGCGGCGCCGGGCGGTAG
- a CDS encoding sugar nucleotide-binding protein, protein MTRTILVTGASGHLGRRVAARSVAEGWTVVGTFHTAQPELPGVGWRRLDLRDRAMVEGLLTELAPDVVVHAAAGRDRDDWAVIAEGAGAVAAAAAAVGARLVHVSSDAVLSGANPPYDETALPDPVTRYGAAKAAAETAVRTVAPGAVIARVSLILGDGDSKHERLVHALHAGEDGALFTDRYRMPSHAADLAAALLELAGTGHAGVVNLAGSDRVSYHELGCLIAERDGLDPARLPAARAQDRGVVLSADTRLDTTLATELLTTRVRGVRELFGQR, encoded by the coding sequence ATGACGCGGACAATCCTGGTTACCGGAGCGAGCGGACACCTGGGCCGGCGGGTGGCGGCCCGATCGGTCGCCGAGGGATGGACGGTGGTCGGGACCTTCCACACCGCTCAGCCGGAGCTGCCCGGTGTCGGCTGGCGCCGGTTGGACCTGCGGGACCGGGCGATGGTCGAGGGACTGCTCACCGAACTCGCCCCGGACGTGGTGGTGCACGCGGCCGCCGGCCGCGACCGCGACGACTGGGCGGTCATCGCCGAGGGGGCCGGTGCTGTCGCGGCCGCCGCGGCCGCCGTGGGAGCACGGCTGGTGCACGTGTCCAGCGACGCCGTTCTGTCCGGCGCGAACCCGCCCTACGACGAGACGGCTCTGCCCGACCCGGTCACCCGGTACGGCGCCGCGAAAGCCGCCGCCGAGACGGCGGTCCGTACGGTCGCGCCGGGCGCGGTGATCGCGCGGGTGTCGCTGATCCTCGGCGACGGCGACAGCAAACACGAGCGGCTCGTCCACGCGCTGCACGCGGGAGAAGACGGTGCGTTGTTCACCGATCGGTACCGGATGCCTTCCCACGCCGCGGATCTGGCCGCCGCGCTGCTGGAGCTGGCCGGTACGGGTCATGCCGGGGTGGTGAACCTGGCCGGCTCGGACCGGGTCAGCTATCACGAGCTCGGGTGTCTGATCGCCGAGCGCGACGGGCTGGATCCGGCCCGTCTCCCGGCCGCCCGGGCGCAGGATCGCGGCGTGGTGCTGTCGGCGGACACCCGTCTGGACACCACGCTGGCCACCGAACTGCTGACCACCAGGGTGCGTGGGGTGCGCGAGCTGTTCGGCCAGCGATGA
- the dhaM gene encoding dihydroxyacetone kinase phosphoryl donor subunit DhaM yields MIGLVLVSHSTALATGLAELVGQMAPAVPVVPAGGDVDGGLGTSADRVADAMSAADRGAGVVVLYDLGSARMAAELALEFAEPELADRTRLVDASFVEGAVAAGAAAAGGQSLDQVVAAAGQTTAAESAGRSAIDDAVPAVATDSAATNAAAGTTGEAAVTERVVLTDPAGLHARPAAAVVRALAGLDATVTVAAGAAEASAASLSALLRLAAPVGTEVLVAGSGPDAALAVPRVVAALSSATGAVGPAEAVATRPGAVGAAPGRRSGPLHRPGAAGIEPPAETFAGAATERGRLAGALRQAGEQLVGGGDITEAHRVLLADPELTGAADELIATGVPAATAWWRVVRRTAEQLAASGDAVIAGRAVDVVDVGQRVLGALLGRPVRPEVPAGAVLLADDLAPSLVPELVEAGVVGFVLRAGGVRGHAAVLARATGVPMVVAAGDTLDAVPDGTPVLVDGDTGEVVVAPDEPAAEVAPLVRTVPRTARIRRADGGELRLSANVGSEADARAAVAAGAAGVGLVRTELAFTGRSALPDEDEQVSWLSAVLAACPDGPVVVRTVDLGGDKPVPGLRLDPVRHGFLGERGLRLCLARPALFATHLRAVLRAAAVRPIELMFPFVTEPAELAAARAALRSAAASLRADRTPHAEPTAVGIMVEIPTAALRPAPFLPDVDFVSVGSNDLVQYLTAADRTVPEVAAVYRAGEALVPELVAGLVAAAAPVGVPVAVCGDLAGDPEYAALLQAAGVAELSMAAPLLAGVRAALAD; encoded by the coding sequence GTGATCGGACTGGTCCTCGTCTCGCACAGCACGGCGCTCGCCACGGGCCTGGCCGAGCTGGTGGGGCAGATGGCGCCGGCGGTACCGGTGGTGCCGGCCGGCGGCGACGTCGACGGCGGCCTGGGTACCAGCGCGGACCGGGTCGCCGATGCGATGTCGGCGGCCGACCGGGGTGCCGGCGTCGTCGTCCTGTACGACCTGGGCAGCGCCCGGATGGCCGCCGAGCTGGCGTTGGAGTTCGCCGAGCCGGAGCTCGCCGACCGGACCCGGCTGGTGGACGCGTCGTTCGTGGAGGGTGCGGTCGCGGCCGGCGCCGCCGCGGCCGGCGGACAGTCGCTGGACCAGGTGGTCGCGGCCGCCGGGCAGACCACCGCCGCGGAGTCCGCCGGGCGCTCGGCGATCGATGACGCTGTGCCGGCTGTGGCCACCGACAGCGCCGCGACGAATGCCGCCGCCGGTACGACCGGCGAGGCGGCGGTCACCGAGCGGGTGGTGTTGACCGACCCGGCCGGGCTGCACGCGCGGCCCGCGGCGGCGGTGGTGCGGGCGCTGGCCGGGCTGGACGCGACGGTCACCGTCGCGGCCGGCGCGGCGGAGGCGTCTGCGGCCAGCCTCTCCGCGCTGCTGCGGCTCGCCGCCCCGGTGGGTACCGAGGTGCTGGTCGCCGGGTCCGGCCCGGACGCGGCGCTCGCGGTACCGCGGGTGGTGGCGGCTCTGTCGTCGGCGACCGGTGCGGTGGGGCCGGCGGAGGCGGTCGCGACCAGGCCGGGTGCGGTCGGTGCGGCGCCGGGTCGCCGGTCGGGCCCGCTGCATCGCCCGGGCGCCGCCGGGATCGAGCCGCCGGCAGAGACGTTCGCCGGTGCGGCGACCGAGCGGGGCCGGTTGGCCGGCGCGCTCCGGCAGGCCGGTGAGCAGCTCGTCGGTGGCGGCGACATCACCGAAGCGCATCGGGTCCTGCTGGCCGATCCGGAGCTGACGGGCGCGGCCGACGAGCTGATCGCCACCGGGGTGCCGGCGGCCACGGCCTGGTGGCGGGTGGTGCGCCGGACCGCCGAGCAGCTGGCGGCCAGCGGCGACGCGGTGATCGCCGGCCGGGCGGTGGACGTGGTCGACGTGGGCCAGCGGGTGCTGGGCGCGCTGCTCGGCCGCCCGGTGCGCCCCGAGGTACCGGCCGGTGCGGTGCTGCTGGCCGACGATCTGGCGCCGTCGCTGGTGCCGGAGTTGGTCGAGGCGGGCGTGGTCGGCTTCGTGCTGCGTGCCGGTGGGGTGCGCGGGCATGCCGCGGTGCTGGCCCGGGCGACCGGGGTGCCGATGGTGGTGGCGGCCGGCGACACCCTGGACGCGGTACCGGACGGCACACCGGTTCTGGTCGACGGCGATACCGGCGAGGTGGTGGTGGCGCCGGACGAGCCGGCCGCCGAGGTGGCGCCGCTGGTCCGGACCGTGCCGCGTACCGCCCGGATCCGCCGGGCCGACGGCGGCGAGCTGCGGCTGTCGGCGAACGTGGGGTCGGAGGCCGACGCCCGGGCAGCGGTGGCGGCGGGCGCTGCCGGCGTGGGGTTGGTGCGTACCGAGCTCGCGTTCACCGGCCGGTCGGCGCTGCCGGACGAGGACGAGCAGGTGTCGTGGCTGTCGGCGGTGCTGGCGGCCTGCCCGGACGGCCCGGTGGTGGTGCGCACCGTCGATCTGGGCGGCGACAAGCCGGTACCGGGGCTGCGGCTGGATCCGGTGCGGCACGGGTTCCTGGGCGAGCGCGGGCTGCGGCTGTGCCTGGCCCGGCCGGCCCTGTTCGCTACCCACCTGCGGGCGGTGCTGCGGGCGGCGGCGGTGCGGCCGATCGAGCTGATGTTCCCGTTCGTGACCGAGCCGGCCGAGCTGGCTGCGGCCCGGGCGGCGCTGCGGTCGGCGGCGGCGAGCCTGCGCGCCGACCGGACCCCGCACGCCGAGCCCACCGCGGTGGGGATCATGGTCGAGATCCCGACCGCGGCGCTGCGGCCGGCGCCGTTCCTGCCCGACGTGGACTTCGTCTCGGTCGGCAGCAACGACCTGGTGCAGTACCTGACCGCGGCGGATCGGACGGTGCCCGAGGTGGCGGCGGTGTACCGGGCGGGTGAGGCGCTGGTGCCCGAGCTGGTGGCGGGTCTGGTCGCCGCGGCCGCGCCGGTCGGCGTGCCGGTGGCGGTGTGCGGCGATCTGGCCGGCGACCCGGAGTACGCGGCGCTGCTGCAGGCTGCGGGTGTCGCCGAGCTGAGCATGGCCGCACCGCTGCTGGCCGGCGTCCGCGCCGCCCTGGCCGACTGA